Genomic window (Gelria sp. Kuro-4):
AGGGCGTAAGACCTTTCGCGCCCGGTAGCGGGGTTGACGGCACAGGAAAGCGGCCTCCTGATGAACATACGCCCCATGCAGCCATTGTGGCAGCCAATGCAGGGCCGTATACGATCCAGCTCGCCCCTTTGTACTTTTCTTACCCAAGCGGGATCGGCCAGTAGCCCTCGGCCGAGGGCGACGAAGTCAGCCTTACCTTCAGCAATCACCTGTTCCGCTAGTTCGGGCAAGTCGAGCCGCCCTACAGCTATTACCGGGATCTTTACCACCTTCTTGACTTCGGCAGCCATATCCACCATGCAGCCATGCTTTTGGTATCCGGGCGGGTGGGGCCAGTACCAACTGTCATAACAACCGGCATCGACATGAAGGGCGTCAAAGCCAGCCTTTGCAAGCATCTCAGCCATCTGCAAACCTTCTTCTACATCACGACCGGCTTCAACATATTCTTCCCCAGGCAGTGCACCTAAGTTGAAACCCTTGATGTAGTGTTTGAGGCCGAACCGATACTGGACAGGAAAGCCAGCCCCGACCCTGCGCTTGATTTCTTCAAGAACCTCAATAGGAAAGCGCAGGCGTCCAGACAGGTCCCCCCCATACTTATCGGTACGGCGATTCCAGATAGAGGTGGTAAACTGGTCAAAGAGATAGCCTTCGTGCCCGTGGAGCTCAATGCCGTCAATACCTGCCTCGGCCAAGACTCGGGCGGCTTCTCCGAAAGCCTTAATTATCCTCTCAATTTCACTGCAGCTCAGTTCTCTACATGTTTCCTCTGGGGTCCAGTAGTTTGGAATAGCGGAAGCTGATACAGGGTGGCTTAGTAGTTGAGGCCGATGGCCGACACGTCCACGGCCGGCCGTGAGCTGTACAAATATCTTGCAACCAAATGCGTGAACCGCTTCAGCCAGTTCGGCCAGTGGACCGAGAGCGGAGCGTGAGATTCGGGGAAAGCTGTCCACCAACGTTTCTACGTCGTTTTCCACCTTGTGGACGCTGGTAATGATGAGGCCGACTCCACTTTTGGCCCGCTCTAAATAATAATCCAAAGCACGCGTTCCTAGACTGCCATCAGCGTTGGTGAGGCCAAGCACGCCCATGGGTGCCATGATGACCCTATTCTTAACCTCGACGTTACCTATCCTCCCAGGTAAGAACAGGTTGGGAAATTGTTTGATCATGTTCCTCACTCCCTCGACTTTCGCTATAACCTAGGAAGAAAGTTTGGGTACTAGCACTATAACCCCTAATTTATTTGATAGAGGTCGGAGCGTACTTTTGGAGCAGCTGGATCGCCCTGTCAGTGTTAAAGATGCCGCAGACGCAAGGCCGGGCCATTTCTTTAGCTGCGTTTTCTGGAGTGCGTCGACCAGCTTTTACGTCGGCGATCAGCCTCTCAACCAGTTCTCGGGAGATCATCCCGTGACCACACATCGTGACGAACTCTAAAACCTCCGGCCCAGGAAGATCAGCCGTTTTGCCGTAAATGCCAAGAGAAAGATTGATTGAGTGAGGCTTAATGTCCAGCGATCGAGCTATATCGTTGATCTCTGTTATTAGTCCGCTAATGGTCACAGATAACCCATAATCTTTCTCTTTGATGAACTGAACCAGCTTCTTGACCTTTTCTGAACTGGAGAAGCAAACTCGTACCCGCGGGGTTTCGCTTAATTTCGCTTTGATCTCCTCAAGGGTTGCTCCAGAAAAGATAGTTCCAGTTTCATATGATCCGATATTAGTCGGCCCCAGTTCAAAGATGTAGTCTAATATTTCCCGCAGTTTCTCTTGGCTGCCCACGTTATTGATGCCGACAGCGGGCGTCACGAGGAGCACAAAGTCGTTTTTGAGCGATTCGGGGCTCCCAAGTCTATGTAGCGAATGCGTCACAATTTAGACCTCCTTCAGCGGACGACCTAAGCCAAGGTTGATTTTCGCATTTGGCCTCACAGTAAAACCCATGGCTTCCAGCTGCCGCGTGACAGGAACCTCAATACCGTCTTCTTCCTCTTCACAGCGGGAGATGAGATCTAGGGAAAAAACGGTTTCAATTTCCCGAGCTACCTTTTTCAGTGTGGTCAAGGTCTTCCCTAGGCTGTTGGCTGGAATGGTGAACTCGATTATACAAGACACAACGCGGGCCTGCTTGGCTTCATCGCTGAAAGTTCCCTTCTCCGGTTCAACCATAAGATAAGTCAAAGGATTGTCCTTCTCAAACTTTGTTACGCCAGCCTCTACTAGCGCCTTGGTTACCTTCTCCACATCAGTGAACGTCGTTCCTAGACATGGTCTGCCCATCTCAACAGCGATACCAACCATCCCCTTTCTTACTCGTCCAGTCACGTCGTTTGTCTTGACCTCTTCTGTCCCCCGACCCGGTACCCTGGTCTCGGGGTGATACGCCATAGGGTCACTGAAGTATTTCCTGATTGAACGCGGCCACTGGTAGACACTCTCTTCCTCGATGATGGCGCCTTTGGGACAGCGCACCACACGCGTCCGCCCGCACGTACCGCACTCCAGGCACTTGTCGTAATCGATATGGGCCTTGTTGTTTTCTAGACTAATTGCCCCAACCGGACAATAAGGTATACACAACCCGCACCCGATGCATTTGTCCACGTCGATATGCATTTTGTCCCCTCCTCAGACTGTTTGGTTCTTAAGCACAAGCTGCTGCAAGACTAGAAACGCCAGATAATCTCCGCGATGTGAGCAACATTGAGCCAGTAATCCTGGATCCTTATATGTTCATTGGGACCATGATCATTAGATTTACTATAGCCGACACCCACATCTGCAACCGTGGGAATCCCCAACTCCTGAATAAAAACGTCCTTCGGCCCTGAACCGGAGGAAACGGGGACGAGTACAGGCCGCGTGCCGTAAACTTTCTCGCCTGCAGACAACACATCGGCGATCAGTTTGCTGTCAAGAGGCGTACGGCTGGGATTAGTAATTGGGCCCTCTATGGATACGGCCAAGTCGCCGAAGCCATGCTTGACTAAATGCTCTTTGAAGCACTTGTAAACTTTAAGCGGCTCTTGGTCGGGCACGAGTTGAAAGCGCAACCATGCCTCAGCCCGGGTCGGCAGAACATCCTTCTTTTCCGCGGAAGCCCTCACAGAGAAAACGGATAATGTTGGCTCTAGCAAGTTACGGCTGACAGCCCTTTCTCCGTTCACCCCGCCCAGTAAACGTGCTACCTTTAGCTCACGCCGGTAATACGCGTCGTCAAAAGGAATTTCCTTAATTGCCCGCTCTGTAAGATTGTCTCGGTGAACACCGTCGCAGAATCCTTGGACTGTAACCTGTTGCTCCTCGTTGAAAAGCGTGCCAAGCGCCTGGATAACTCGCGTCAAAGCGTTAGGAACAACTGGAGCGTAGGCCTCGTGGAGGTTCCTATTGGCCGTAGCACAAGACAGCCGCACCACGAAACTCCCCCGCGAGCCCGCATTGATGCGCGGACGGTCCTTTTCGTCCCGCCGCCAGCCTGGGTAAAGGCAGCCTTCGGCTTGCAGCATGGAGCGATTCTCTAGCGCCACTTCTCTAAGGTGTGGGCTGCCTAACTCTTCTTCCCCCTCAATGAGAAACTTCACGGTAACCGGAAGAGTCCCTTCCACCGCGAGAAGCGCCCGTACCGCATGAAGGCGCGCGAGGAGGCTTCCCTTGTGGTCGGACGTGCCGCGCCCGTACAGTTTACCAGCGACGATAGCGGGACTAAAAGGCGGAACATCCCACTCAGAATCGCAACCTGGGTCAACAACATCATAGTGGTTATAAAAGAGGAGGGAGCGGTCTTGCCGGCCGTGAAGTTCCGCATACAGAACTTTTCTCCCCTGCGTGGGAAGGAGCCGCACTTGAAAGCCCAAATTGTTCAGGTATTGTACGAGAAAACTCTCGCATTCAGTGAAAGCCTCTTCCTGGCCGTCAGCTATGGTCGGGTACGAACACAGCTGCTTCAGTTCTGCAAGCATTTGCTCTTTATGGCGAGCAATGTAATCAGTGATCGAATAAGACATTTGCTGAGGCCTCCCGCGATTTCGCAGGCCGTGCATGCCGGGGTTGGCGAAGCCCTTCTCAACAGAGGGCGCATGGAGTTGGCCCCTCATGCCCGTGCCATGCGCCCCTGCCTTACGCCGCTCTTTAGAGTAACCCTTTCTCCTTGTAGTACTTCTCAGCGCCTGGGTGAAGTTGCAATGGCATCTGCGGCGCCACCTTGGGATCGAAGTCTTTAAAGATGGCGTGCACCTTTTTCAGTTCTTCTGCGTTTTCGCACAAGGTTTTTACAAGATTATACACAAGATCCTCAGGCACGTCTTTGTTAACCACAAGCAACACGCCGTCGTAGACTGTAGGAATCTCCTCGTCTTGCCCTTCGTATTTCCCAGCCGGAATGGCCCCCTTACTGTAGCCATACTGGCTCACCATCGCATCCCGTACCTTTTCATTCAGTTCCAGGAAGACCATCTTGCGCGAAACAGCAAGGTCCGTGGTCGATGGATCACCCGCCGTAGTCAGGCAAGCATAAGTGTCGAGGTGCCCATCGCGGATCTTGTCAACTGCATCGCCCGGGCTACTAAACTCGACGAATCCGCCCCACTTCTTTAAATTTTCGTAGTTTAAGCCATACTCTTTGAGTACTAGCGCCGTAGTTGCTTCCGAACCAGAGCCACGCGGACCAGGGGAGATCTTAAGACCGATTTTGTTCTGGGCCAGTTGTTCAAAGGAAGTAATATTCTTGTCGGCCAGCACCATAAAGTGGAAAAACTGCTTAATGTTAAGGTTGATCATTCCACGGAGATTCTCGGCTTTTTGGGTGTATGGGGGCAGACCCTTCGTCGCGCCGACAGCGTTGGTCGTGTAGGTAAAGCCGATGTCTTCCTGGTGGTTATTGACACGTGTAGGATTGGCCACTCCCCCTCCGGGCACCAAGGTGGTAGTAACGCCTTTCAGGCTCTTTTCCCACTGGGCCCCCATAGCTGCGCCCGCGATATACCAGCCACCCCCGGCGCCGCCTACGGCCATCTTTAGCGCTGTTGAGCCGCTCGACGCTCCAGAAGGTTCCGTCTTTTTCTGGTCCTCCACAGCACCAGTAGCTGGGGCCTTAGTACAGCCAGCAAGCAGCAGCAAGCAAAGGGCGATAACCAAAAGAACTCTTCCAACTCGCATTCCGTTTCCCTCCACTTAATGCGTTTCCTTACTAGCCAAGAAACTCTGTCGCACTAGTTAACTCTCCGCCACCACCCCTTTAGCCTTTCTAGCTTGCTGAATGAAGTAGATAACTGCAAAGACAGCTAAACCAAAGAGATCAGTGAGCAAACCAGGTTTAATCAGAGCCAATGCGGCAGCTATTAAGGCTGTACGCTCAACCCATCCCAAGCAGGCAACCATGATACCCTCGACGCCGGAAGCCAGGGCGTAAATCCCCAACAAACCACTGATTATCGCTTCAACTATGGTCAAAGTAGAGCCTTGTAGCATTAGAGCGGGGGAAAAGACGAAGAACCAGGGAATGATGTACGCTGCGAGCCCTAGCCGCATGGCGGTGAAGCCCGTGCGGTTCGCGTCTGCTTTTGCTATGTCGGCACCGGCATAAGCCGCCATCGCAACCGGCGGCGTAATGGTTGATAAAGCAGCGTAGTAGAAGATGAAAAGGTGTGCAGCCAGAGGTGCAACGCCAAGCGAGGTTAAGGCAGACGGCCCAAAGATGGCGGCAATCAGGTACGCGGCAGGGGTCGGGAGCCCCATGCCAAGAACCAGGGTGATCACCATTATTAGAAAGAGAACAACCAACACGTTACCGCCGGCGACTTGCAAAACCACGGACGTAATCTTAAGCCCTAAACCTGTTAAATTGATCGCTCCGACCACAATGGAGGCACAGGCCATCGCAGAAGCGATGGAGACCGCTTTTTGGCCTCCGTCGGCCAAGGCGTCGAATAATCCTTTTACAGTCAGCCGGGTCTCCTTCTTAAACAGGCCAATCAAGATAGTTGAACAGATGGTCCAGAACGCTGCATAAAACGGAGTGAATCCCTTGATCAAAAGCACCATGATAGTTACCAGAGGCAGTAGGAGATAAGCATCCCGTAGAATTTGGGAAGCGTTGCTTCCGTTGACGTCCCCGCAGCCAATACCGAGAACCGTAGCTTTCTTATCGATTATGAACCAGAGGCAAATGTAGTACAGGAGCGCCGGAACGAGCGAGGCCTTGGCAATTTGAATGTACGGAATCCCAAGGAAATCGGCCATAAGGAACGCAGCTGAACCCATTACCGGAGGCATGATAGCGCCACCTGAACTGGCTACCGCTTCTACCGCTCCCGCGAAGTTCGGTGGGAACCCGATTTTCTTCATAAGCGGGATTGTAAATATTCCCGTGCCGTAAACATTGGCCACGGCGCTTCCGGAAATACTGCCAAACAAGCCGCTAGCCAGGACAGCTGCCTTGGCCGGGCCGCCGCGGGAACGGCTAGTCAGCGTAGTCGCCAACTTGATGAAGAAATTACCAACCCCCGTGACCTCAAGAAAACAGCCGAAAAGGATGAAGAGGAACACGTAAGTAGCGGATACTCCTACCGGCATCCCCCATAAGCCTTCTGTCGTGAGGTACATATGCTCGACAAACATCCTGAAGGGTACGCCTGTGTGCCGGAGGATTCCTGGAAAATACTGCCCAAAGATGGTGTGCAGTGTAAACGCGAGAGCCACGATTACCAGGGGCCAGCCCATTGTCCGCCTGGTCAGCTCAAGCACAAGGACGAGCATCACAGCCCCGAAGAAGTACTCTGCCGGCAGCAGGGGATCTGTGTAAAGCAACCGCCAGGAAATCCTTTCGTAATTAGACAAAATGTAAAACAACGAGGCGACCGCGACTAACGCGAAAACAATGTCATAGAACGGTACTTTCTTGGCCGCCTTCTTGGTCGCCGGGTAGATTATGAACCCCAAAACCAGAGCAAAGGTGAGGTGGATAGGTTTGTAGATAAGGGCTTCCGGTATGCCAAACACGGCTGTACTTAAGTGGTACACTGACATAGCGATGGCGATGAAGCGCAACAGTGGTCTCCAAAAGCTTGCGAGTACCCTTTTATCCGGCTCTTCGCTAACCGCTTGAGTAACGGGTTCGGGATTCACCACTTTCCGTCAACCCCTTCCATGTCGCTGGTCGGCCGGGTATTTATCGGTCTACTTAACCTCGACCCCCACCATCTCCTCATAAATCTTGATCAAAGCCGTGTTGTCCAGGTCACCATAGCCCTTCGCCTGGGAGAAGGCATACATCTGCTGGACGACGTTGCTGACCGGCATAGGCAGTCCAAATTGTTTGCCCAAGGTTATCGCGTTTTCCAGGTCTTTGTGAAGAAGGTTCGTAGTAAAGCCAGGCCGGAAGTGTCTGGGCATAACAATATTGGGGATTTTGGTATCTACGGTATAACACCGGCCTGAACTGCAACTGATCACCTCCACCATCTTCTCAACCGAGAGGCCGGCCTTAACTCCCAGCACGAAGGCTTCGGCGACACCTGCTAGCGTAACACCGAAGACGAGGTTGTTTACCGCTTTCATCGTATGGCCCGCGCTGATCGCGCCCACGTGAATAATCTCTTTCCCTAGCACTTCGAGGATCGGGTAAGCCCTTTCGACGGCCTTGTCTTCGCCACCGACCATGATACTCAATTGGCCGGTAGCAGCCTTGGCCGGCCCACCGCTGACTGGTGCATCGACCATCATCATGCCAGCCTTATCTAGTTCACCTGCGATCGCCCGTGTGCTTGAAGGAAGCGAACTGCTCATGTCGATAAACAGCGATCCTGTTGCAGCCGCTTTCGCAAGTCCATTTTCGCCTAAAATAACCTCTTCAACCTGTGGCGAGCCGGGTAAGGAAGTTATAAATATCGTACAGTTCCGGCCAAGCTCTACAAGATTGCGTGCCGCTACCGCTCCCGCGTCGACTAAGCGCTGGACAGCCTCGGGATTGATGTCATAGACCGTCATTTCAAAACCAGCTTGTACCAGATTGCGTGCCATAGCGTTGCCCATGAGCCCTAGACCCACAAAACCAATCTTTTCTTTGAGCATGTCCATGGTTAAGAAAGTAGCCCCCTTTGTTTATCGCTCACGGTTAGTGGTATTCTTCTACAAGGCTTTATCCTCCGAGAATGGGAGCAACGAAAATTACTTCGTCTCCCGGGTAAGCAGGTGCCTGGACAAGCTCTTCATAAGATACTGATTTCCCGTTCAAAACCAGCATGAATGGTCCCTCTTCGGTGCTGCCCCTTCCCGCAATGAATTCCCGGAAAAAAGGGTCGCTCTGCACAGCAAGTTCCGCCAATACGTCGTGAAAGTTCTTGTGCCGACCGATTGGAACAGCCATCTTGCTTGCCCCTACCCTTGCAGCTACATCAGGTGGCACCCTGAGGTAGATATAGCTTTTTAGATTAGTTCCCATCCCGTGCCCCTTCTCACCAGAGTATCCGTTAATACAGATCGCGGATAAGGGCTTCTAAACCCAGTTCCTTGAGCCGGGAACGGGTAGGTCTGCCCGTCTCCGGTTCCCAGCCCTGATATTCGTAGTACTCCTTTATCTGAGTCTCGATATCCAGCACCACACCCTGCAGAGGACCGCCATCAAGGGGGTCGGTATACGCCCGAGCTGGAATGGTGATTTTGGTCACAGGTATCCCTTCCCGTAGGTTGAAAGCCTGCCGCATGGCACCAATTCGGGCCCCGATCTTTTCGAGTAACTCAAGAGTGTAAGCCTCCCCTGTCACGGCTTCCAAAAACTCCAGCCAAGCATTGATATTCATCCGCAGCAGCACCTGCCTACACAACCCCAGCGAGTGCAAGGCGTGAAAGATATTGTGAGTTCGTACCGCAACTTCTCCTCTATTCTCTGGTCTGTATTTCTGAAGCTTTGGCAGAGCTAAGCCTTCGATTCCTTTGCCGTTCTCATAGCTGTTCTGGCCGCCCTGAGTATGCCTTCCAGGCGTAGCGTCGACAACATAATATGTGCCCCAACCTGGACCGTAGCGCGGATCATGGGCAGGCAGTTCCTGCCCTCCGACGTGAACCGCCCATTTTTCCGAACCATGACCTATCTTGTTGGCAGCGGCTCGAGTCCCATCTGCGAGAAGTTCTCCGGCTTTTCCCTGCCGGAAGCAAAGCCTTTCTGTGAGCTGCATAATAGCAGCATGATTGCCCCAGGTCGGCTCTATTCCGTCCAGGTCCTCGGCCCTGATCAAGCCTTTTTCAAAGCATTCAATGGCAAAGCCTATCGTGGCGCCTGCGGAAATCGTATCAACCCCAGCCCGGTTGCAAATGTCATTGATCTTGATAATAGACTCAATATCGTCGTTTAGAAGATTAGGACCAAACATCCCACAGGTTTCATACTCGGGCTTGTGTGCGTTTTGGACAGCATAAGGTCCCTCTCTTACCGTATAATAGCCGCTGCAGGCCAGGGGGCACTGCCAGCACGCATATTTTTTCACTTCGTAGGCTAGGATTCTATCATCACTTATAAGTTCGGCCTGAGGAAAATCGCGCACACCGACACCGACCCAGTTGCGAACAGGGGCGTCATTGCTGAACGTGGAACTTGCAACATGGTCAATGGTCCCATATTTCCGAAACTTCTGTGCGCTGGGCTTAGCCAAGAGCGCCTTTACCCACTTTCTACGCAGTTCTTTGGCCCTTCCCTTGTCAGCCATGGGAACTTCCTGGGAGCCACGTACTACAACCGCTTTCAGTTTTTTAGAGCCCATGACCGCGCCTAAACCTGACCGACCGGCCGCGCGTCCTTTATCATGAATGATAGCTGCAATCATAGAAAGCTGTTCCCCAGCGGGGCCAATGCAGGCAACCTGGACATCATGCCCCAGTTCTTGCTTAAGGAGGTCTTCTGTTTCAGTTGTATCCTTGCCCCATAAATGCCCAGCATCCCGTAACTCTGCCCTTCCATCATCGATGAACAAATAAACGGGCTGCTCTGAACTTCCTCTTATAAATATTCCGTCGAGTCCTGCTGATCTTAGGGCTGGTCCAAAGTAGCCACCGCAGTTCGAATCCCCCCACGTACCGGTAAGTGGCGATTTGGCACTTACCGTAAACCGCAAGCCAGAAGGTGCAGGCGTACCCACTAGGGTACCTGTGGTAAAACCAAGAATGTTATCCGGCCCCAATGGATCAACTCCGGCCGGCATTCGCTCGTAAAGCATTTTTACAGCCAGACCATAACCACCCAAGTAATCACGATAGATATTAGGCGCAAAGTTTTCGGACTCAATCCTTCTTGAATTTAGGTTCACAAACAAAACCGTCCCAAAATTCCCATACATTGCTTCTCTCATCCTCCCCGTAATATAGTTTTTGGACAGACCTCCACAATTTACAGCGGACCAATTCATTTTCGACTTTTTTAGATATACAATTGAATGCCTCACCGCACCAATAAACAGCATACTAAATTAGACACCCATGCCGCGAGGCGGTACCAGCAATGGAGGACTGCAAACACCTCCTTTGCTGTGGATTATCCCTCCTTAGAGACCGTTAAATTTGAACTCCAGCGTCCTCCAAGGTTTTTAAGGCATTCATAACATGAGTACGAATAGCTTCCTCCACCGCCTGTCCATTTTTATCCTTCAACAGCTTTAATATGTGCTCATGTTCCTCAACAACATATTCTGCCCGCCCAGGCCAAGAAAGCGTCGTAGCCCTCATCCTCTTTACATCTGCCCAAAGGCTCTTGATAACTTGGTTCAACCGGGTCCATGGTGAAATATCGTAAAGACGGAAGTGAAAGCTCGTGTTAATTTCGTTGAGCAGGCTGTATCTGTGGGCCTGGACTGCTTCCCGAATTGCGTCCTGTATTTCATGCAATTCCGCTAAATCCTCGTCCGTAACATAGTCCGCAGCAGCTCTGGCAGCCAGTCCCTCAAGGACAGACCTCATCAAGTATACTTCCTTCATGTCATCCAAATTTAAACTAGTTACCACCGCTCCTTTATTAGGATTAATGGTAAGCAGACCCTCGCTTTCAAGCCGGCGAACTGCCTCACGAACAGGAGTCCGGCTAACACCAATCTTTTCGGCAATTTCCCGTTCGACGATCCTTTGCCCGGGTCTTAACTCGCCCTTTATGATCTGGTCACGCAACTTGCGGGTCACTTCATCTACCAAATATTTCCCTTGCATTTCCATCGCTGATCCTCTCCGTAATATAGGGTTGAGGCCAAAAGCTCAGGCATACATACTAGCATCCCACATGGCGGACATTTTGGCATACCATTTTGGTTTTGATACTGTATTCGCCACGCTCTTTGTAAATCCTTCTGCATCCAGAGGTTTTTCCTTTATATTTTCATAAAATATCTTCATAAGAGATGTTAGACATCTTTTTATGAGCGTGACCCTCCAATGCTGTCTGTGTATTCCGGACTAAGCCAACCATCTGTTCCCTCGAAAATACGAGAAGACATGGGAAAACGCGTAGAAGCTATTTCTACGCAAAGAACACCTGTGTGAATCTTCTGCGCACCCTTAGGGGTGCATGGGGTCTCCCTCTTTCTCCCGATACTCCCGAGAGGCCACCAACTACGATGATTTTACTCTACCCATTCCACGGCTGAGCCATGTCTAAGAAAATGGCCCGGGGGGGCCCACGGGGGCTGGTCGCCGGAACCAATGCCTAAGCTGGGCAGGAGATCGCCACCGGCTGTCGAACAATATAGTGCAATCGGTGTACCGCGCCCCTTTTTTCAGTGAAAGTGTCTGCCTTAAGGAGGATATTCATGGCTAAAGGAGCCAGAGGGACGCTCAGAGTTCCCTTTCTACTTACCAGCTTGATTCTGCTGGTCCTGGCCGGGGTGCTGGCCGCTTTTCTCGTCGGCTGTGTGCGCGGCATGCCCCGCTTTGACCCTTCTGTTTTGGAGAAACCCAGCATGACTTCTACGGTTTACGACCGTAGCGGCAAACTCTTTACCCGCCTGCATGCCGAGGAAAACCGCCTGCCGGTCGACCTGAAAAAGGTTCCCCGCCACCTGCAGGAAGCCTTTATCGCCACCGAGGACGTCCGCTTCCGCCAGCACTATGGCGTCGATCCCAAGGCCATCGCCCGCGCGGCCTGGCGGATCCTGACACACCAGTCCTTTGAGGGCGGCAGCACCATCACCCAGCAGCTGGTAAAAAATGCCTTCTTGACCCCGGAGCGTACCTTAACGCGCAAGGTCCAGGAAGCTCTGCTGGCGCTTCAGGTAGAACGGCGTTTCACCAAAGATCAGATTCTCGCTATGTACCTCAATGAAATCTATTTCGGTAACGGCGCCTATGGCGTGCAGGCGGCGAGCCGCACCTACTTCGGCAAGGATGTTTCAGAGCTGACACTGGCCGAAGGGGCCCTCCTGGCCGGTCTTACCAAGAACCCGACCCGCTACTCGCCTTTCGA
Coding sequences:
- a CDS encoding FAD-dependent oxidoreductase, with translation MIKQFPNLFLPGRIGNVEVKNRVIMAPMGVLGLTNADGSLGTRALDYYLERAKSGVGLIITSVHKVENDVETLVDSFPRISRSALGPLAELAEAVHAFGCKIFVQLTAGRGRVGHRPQLLSHPVSASAIPNYWTPEETCRELSCSEIERIIKAFGEAARVLAEAGIDGIELHGHEGYLFDQFTTSIWNRRTDKYGGDLSGRLRFPIEVLEEIKRRVGAGFPVQYRFGLKHYIKGFNLGALPGEEYVEAGRDVEEGLQMAEMLAKAGFDALHVDAGCYDSWYWPHPPGYQKHGCMVDMAAEVKKVVKIPVIAVGRLDLPELAEQVIAEGKADFVALGRGLLADPAWVRKVQRGELDRIRPCIGCHNGCMGRMFIRRPLSCAVNPATGRERSYALSPAASSKNVMVIGGGVAGMEAARVAALRGHKVSLFEKNDYLGGHLVEASVPTFKQDEARLLNWYPTELNALKVEIHLNTKVSIGLVREKSPDAVIIATGSTPITLNFPGVDSKKVISATDLLLGKKQAGKRVVVVGGGLIGCETALWLAQQDKAVTLVEMLSDLMIAGPMVPHMNRTMLLDLLRFNNVNVRTNSSLLAVTNEGAVIIDRSFNQGVLQADTVVLAAGLRSDQELYFALRDDNLLDVYLIGDARKPRNIMSAIWDAYEVARAI
- a CDS encoding NAD(P)-dependent oxidoreductase; the protein is MDMLKEKIGFVGLGLMGNAMARNLVQAGFEMTVYDINPEAVQRLVDAGAVAARNLVELGRNCTIFITSLPGSPQVEEVILGENGLAKAAATGSLFIDMSSSLPSSTRAIAGELDKAGMMMVDAPVSGGPAKAATGQLSIMVGGEDKAVERAYPILEVLGKEIIHVGAISAGHTMKAVNNLVFGVTLAGVAEAFVLGVKAGLSVEKMVEVISCSSGRCYTVDTKIPNIVMPRHFRPGFTTNLLHKDLENAITLGKQFGLPMPVSNVVQQMYAFSQAKGYGDLDNTALIKIYEEMVGVEVK
- a CDS encoding TAXI family TRAP transporter solute-binding subunit; amino-acid sequence: MRVGRVLLVIALCLLLLAGCTKAPATGAVEDQKKTEPSGASSGSTALKMAVGGAGGGWYIAGAAMGAQWEKSLKGVTTTLVPGGGVANPTRVNNHQEDIGFTYTTNAVGATKGLPPYTQKAENLRGMINLNIKQFFHFMVLADKNITSFEQLAQNKIGLKISPGPRGSGSEATTALVLKEYGLNYENLKKWGGFVEFSSPGDAVDKIRDGHLDTYACLTTAGDPSTTDLAVSRKMVFLELNEKVRDAMVSQYGYSKGAIPAGKYEGQDEEIPTVYDGVLLVVNKDVPEDLVYNLVKTLCENAEELKKVHAIFKDFDPKVAPQMPLQLHPGAEKYYKEKGLL
- a CDS encoding M20/M25/M40 family metallo-hydrolase — translated: MSYSITDYIARHKEQMLAELKQLCSYPTIADGQEEAFTECESFLVQYLNNLGFQVRLLPTQGRKVLYAELHGRQDRSLLFYNHYDVVDPGCDSEWDVPPFSPAIVAGKLYGRGTSDHKGSLLARLHAVRALLAVEGTLPVTVKFLIEGEEELGSPHLREVALENRSMLQAEGCLYPGWRRDEKDRPRINAGSRGSFVVRLSCATANRNLHEAYAPVVPNALTRVIQALGTLFNEEQQVTVQGFCDGVHRDNLTERAIKEIPFDDAYYRRELKVARLLGGVNGERAVSRNLLEPTLSVFSVRASAEKKDVLPTRAEAWLRFQLVPDQEPLKVYKCFKEHLVKHGFGDLAVSIEGPITNPSRTPLDSKLIADVLSAGEKVYGTRPVLVPVSSGSGPKDVFIQELGIPTVADVGVGYSKSNDHGPNEHIRIQDYWLNVAHIAEIIWRF
- a CDS encoding TRAP transporter permease is translated as MVNPEPVTQAVSEEPDKRVLASFWRPLLRFIAIAMSVYHLSTAVFGIPEALIYKPIHLTFALVLGFIIYPATKKAAKKVPFYDIVFALVAVASLFYILSNYERISWRLLYTDPLLPAEYFFGAVMLVLVLELTRRTMGWPLVIVALAFTLHTIFGQYFPGILRHTGVPFRMFVEHMYLTTEGLWGMPVGVSATYVFLFILFGCFLEVTGVGNFFIKLATTLTSRSRGGPAKAAVLASGLFGSISGSAVANVYGTGIFTIPLMKKIGFPPNFAGAVEAVASSGGAIMPPVMGSAAFLMADFLGIPYIQIAKASLVPALLYYICLWFIIDKKATVLGIGCGDVNGSNASQILRDAYLLLPLVTIMVLLIKGFTPFYAAFWTICSTILIGLFKKETRLTVKGLFDALADGGQKAVSIASAMACASIVVGAINLTGLGLKITSVVLQVAGGNVLVVLFLIMVITLVLGMGLPTPAAYLIAAIFGPSALTSLGVAPLAAHLFIFYYAALSTITPPVAMAAYAGADIAKADANRTGFTAMRLGLAAYIIPWFFVFSPALMLQGSTLTIVEAIISGLLGIYALASGVEGIMVACLGWVERTALIAAALALIKPGLLTDLFGLAVFAVIYFIQQARKAKGVVAES
- a CDS encoding DUF362 domain-containing protein, which translates into the protein MHIDVDKCIGCGLCIPYCPVGAISLENNKAHIDYDKCLECGTCGRTRVVRCPKGAIIEEESVYQWPRSIRKYFSDPMAYHPETRVPGRGTEEVKTNDVTGRVRKGMVGIAVEMGRPCLGTTFTDVEKVTKALVEAGVTKFEKDNPLTYLMVEPEKGTFSDEAKQARVVSCIIEFTIPANSLGKTLTTLKKVAREIETVFSLDLISRCEEEEDGIEVPVTRQLEAMGFTVRPNAKINLGLGRPLKEV